DNA sequence from the Ovis canadensis isolate MfBH-ARS-UI-01 breed Bighorn chromosome 2, ARS-UI_OviCan_v2, whole genome shotgun sequence genome:
AAATATGGAGAATTACAAGGAAAGAAGTTACACTTGAGCCCCACCTCTGCAGACACAACATGTGTGTTTCTCAAGAAAGTTGATTGTGTGTCTagttttttgtttaatattttatcttgtgTAGTTACAGACAGGATATACCCATATTTATGTATTCTGCTTTTGTAAGGTGATATCAgctcattcagtcactcagatgtgtccaactctttgcaaccccatgcactgcagaatgccaggcttccctgtgcatcaccaactcccggagtgtgctcaaactcatgtctattgagtcggtgatggcattcAATCATCTCaatctctgttgtccccctctcctcctgccttcaatctttcccagcatcagggtcttttccagtgagtcagttcttcgaatcaggtagcCAGAGTTTTGAagttcggcttcaacatcagttcctccaatgaatacccaggactgatctcctttaggatggactggttggatctccttgctgtcaaatggactctcaagagttttctccaacaccacagttcaaaagcatcaattctttggcactgagctttctttgtggtccaactctcacatccatacatgactactggaaaaaccatagccttgactagatggatcttttcgacaaactaatgtctctgctttttaatgtgctgtctaggtttgtcatagcttttctctcaaggagcaagctcttttaatttcatagctgcagtcaccatctgcagtgattttggagccccccaaaataaagctgtcactgtttccaatgtttccccatctatttgccatgaagtgatgggactggatgccatgatcttagttttctgaatgttgagttttaaggcaactttttcactctcctctttcactttcatcaagagactctatagttcttcttaactttctgccataagggtgttttcatctgcatatctgaggttgttgatatttctcccagcaatcttgatttcagcttgtgcttcatccagcctggcatttcacatgatacatGCAACATGATAAGGTGATGTGTACATaaatattttgtgttattttaaactTCATAAAACTAAAAAAGCCGTGCAATGTTTTATtaagatcattttaaaatagctgtcactattttaaaaaacatctttatTGAAGTAGAGATGACAAAAATGCAGATATTAAAGTGTAGTTTGATAAATTTTGACACATACCTTCTTGAATGTGAAACCATCATCATATTCAAGATAATGGACATATCTGTGTCTTCCAACCATTGTTCATGATGTTTTCCTCGccagttttattgaggtgtaattaaTGAGGAAAATTGCATGTATTTAAAGGAGTGAAATGTGATGATTTTAAgtatacattgcaaaatgattaccacaatcaagttaattaacacatctctCACCTCTGATATttaccattttgtgtgtgtgtggtgagaatatttaagatttaGTCTTGcagcaaattttaaatattcaatctAGTGTAATTAGCTAGAGTCACGATGCTGTACCTTAGATCTCCAGTACTTCTTCATCTTGTGATTGGGAGTTTGTTCCCTTTGACCAACATGTCTCCCCACCAGACACCTGGAAACTGCCAGTTTTACTTTCTGGTTTTCTGAATTGGAGTCTTTTGAGATTTTACGTCTAAgcgagatcatatggtatttatctatGTGGAGTGTTTTTTCACTCAGTGTGATGTCCTCTAGGTTTATCTATGTTGTCACAAGTGGcgtgatttccttcctttttatgactgaataacatTCAGTATGTATGTACATACTGAATAGTATGTTTGTACATTTTCTGAGAtatcattttaatttactttgaaTATGTActgagaaatggaattgctgaatcacattgcagttctaattttgttttttttttgaggaacttctgtATTGTTGTCCATAGAGGCTATATCAGTGGTGCTCaaatgttcctttttctctacatctcTGCTAATATTTgctatctcttgtcttttttataataaaCATCCCAACAGGTGTGAAAATACTTAtcattggattttaaaaaattattggttgatttatttggctgtgctgggtcttcattgctgcaggagCCTTGTCTCTAGCTGCAGGGAGCGTGGGCTACTCTCTCGTCATggtacgtgggcttctcattgcagcggcttctcttgtgtgCAGCATAGGCCCTAGAGTGTTcaggcttcagtggctgtggcacaCAGACGCAGTAGCTGCAGCCCCTGAGCTCTGCAGCACCGGCTCAAAAGTTGCGGTGCGCCAGTCTCCTGtacttactgctgagccaccggggaacccTGTCCTTggactttgatttgcatttccctgatgagacTAGGGATGTTGAGAAAATTATCTGCCcattggtcatttgtatgtcttttgtAGAAAACTGTCTGTTCaggtcctttgcctatttttaattagcttttaaaaatttgctgTCAAGTTGTGTGAgctttcttgtatattttggatattcatACCTTGTAGATCTATGATTTGTAACCATTTCTCCCATtgcataggttgccttttcattttgttgatagcttCTTTTGCTCTACAGACAttctttagtttgatgtagtcctacttatttttgtttttgttgtgtgTGCTTTGGATTTCATGTTAAAAACATAATTGCCAAGACCAATATCATGGAGTTATTTCCTCATGTTTTATTCTAGGAGTGTGTGCtctcaggtcttacatttaagtctttaatacatTTCGAGTTAATTACTGTGTATGCTGTAAGAtaagggtccagtttcatccttttgcatgtggctatccaATTTTCCAaacaccattttattttttatagaagtatagttgatttacacagTTATGTTAAttttgctatacaacaaagtgattgttatatacatatatatatatatacatttttaaaaaaattcttttccatatggtttatCTCAGCATAtaaagtatagttccctgtgctacacagtaggaccctaTTGTTTATTCACTccatatataataatttgcataTGCTAACCCCAGACTTACAGATGGTTATATGTCCAGGATTAGGATTGCTCAGGACTATTTATTAAATACATCATAGATTTCCTATTGTGTATTCCTTGGCAACCTTGACAGATGTTAGTTTAATGAATGTATTTGGGCTTAGCTGGGCTCTTCATTCTGTTCCACTGGTTTGTATCTATTTTTATGCTAGttccatactattttgattactgttttGATTGTATTTGGGAGATGATTAGGTTGTGAAGGAGACAACCTAATTCCATTCCATTCCTTCTTGAATGGAATCTGTACCTTTACAAAAGAAGCTCCGGAAAGATCTTTTGTCCCTTCCACCATGTAAAGTTACAGTGAAAAAACAGACCCTCACCCAACACTGAATCTGTTTGCACCGtggtcttggacttcccagcctccagaactgtgagaaatcaatGTCTTTTGTTGACAAGCCACCTATTTTAACCAGCTCATCCTTAGAGATCTCACTCCTGGGGAAGGCCTGAGGCATACTCCCATGGCCCAGCTGAACTTACACCATCCTTTTAGCTGGAAGCGCACATGTCGAAAGGAAGATCGAGGTCAATGAAAGGAGGAAGCCTGTAAGGTGTGATGAAGGGACATGTTTCTGATCCTAGAACTTCCCAGCGGAAGATGGGAAGAGCCTTGTTTCGAGCTGGGGTGGATATTGGGGTACAGTGTGGCCCATTCTGCCATATAGGGCTGATGGGAGAATCCATGGAAGTCAGAGGGTAGGAGTACATTGCTGCCATCTCCTTAGCAACTGGGGGACATCAGACCAGAGGAGCAAAGGGTGTGAGCACAGCAGCTTCTCTGATCACTGGGAAACTTGACCTAAACCTTGGGTCTTCTAAGGCATGATCCAGAACCCTCCACTCTTTCACCAGATTCCTCTAACTGCATGTTGGGGTGGGACTTAGTGTGAGGATTAAGAtcatagtttcagtgtgtctaacAGCCTACAAGCTCTGAGCAAGAACTTCCGACCAAAGCATAAGTCCAAACCCATGTAGGAAAGAAACTTTAACCAGCTGGTTACATATAACCATGACATGAGGATACTAAAGAAATTCCTGTTTGGACCTGGAGAAGTTCCGAGAGGAAAGTGGGGTCTGGTTGTCGCAAGCGATCAAGAGACACTTCTGCCTGGAAGGGGCTGTGTAATCAGGTGAATCCACTATTGCCTTCAGCAAGATTTGATTATGTTTGGAGTCTTAGGACATTCTGTGAGGAGATGCTGGCTTGGAACTGGTCCCTGGCCACACGCAAGGAAGAATGTTCTCAGTGCTTTCTTTCAAGATCAGATGCCCTTATGCCACTGGCCAGATGCCCAGAAGGCCCCTGGGCTAGTTTACCCACTTCCTTAGCTTCAGACAGATTGTCTGTAGAACATGGTTTTTTCCTTTGGGCATTTGAGTCTCTTCCTGGTCCTTGAGTTTCCTAGCACAGTTGTAGCAAGCAGGGCTGTCCTTGTCTCCGTGGGTTTCTGTGAGGGCTGTGAGAAAGGCAGTTCTGCAGCACCGGTCTTGGACCTGGTGTGTGCCAAATCCTCAGCCTTACTCATGACTCTGAGCAGATCAGCAGCCCACTCTGTCCTTACTCAGACTTGTGTCTGTAAGAAGTGAGTTACAGACCCACGTGGGGAAAATACAGAAGGGCCATGATCACTGTGAGCACGGAGGGGAAGTCTAGCATGGGGCATGGAAATGGAGAGCTCTAGAGAGCAGGCAACCAGGAAGGTtccgttcagttcaattcagggTGGCCAACATTAGTGGCACTTTATGCCAGGCCCTTTGCTGGGTTCCAGGGACATAGAGCATAGAGAAGATTCCTGCCCTCACTGGTGCATGGCCCATAGGTTATAATTTTCATATAATGAggtaacaggcttccctggttgcacaaatggtaaagaatcctcctgcaatgcaggagacctggtttccatcCTGAGGTCTATGAgtgaaattttattaatttatttaattttattttttattgaagtataattgatggaCAGTTTTCAGGTATACCATTATTTGGAATCAATTTAGGTCTATAGCTCTCCCAGTGTGAACAACATAGACCATTGAAGTAATTGTTTAAGAACACAATGATTGGTGGTAAATAATTTGTAAGATTATTTTGTTAGGTAAAATTTGTCTTTTCCccataaaagtgaaaaggaacaaaagaaaaatacttaaaaaatcttGTCGAGAGAACAGCTGAAGGATGTTAAAATTTTGGGGGCGCTCttatttctgttccattgatctatttttatTCTGGTACCATgcgttttgattactatagctttatgaTATAGTTTATAATTAAGAagcatgatgcctccagctttgttcttctttctcagcatTGTTTTGAGTATTTGAGATCTTTTCTGGTTCCATGTTAATTTTAGAATTGTTATTTCTATTCtgtaaaaatgccattggaaattAGCATATGAATGGTTCTTGGCATTAAGTGTCCGTAATTACCAAAGGCACAATCAGAGACACAACCAGATATTATGAAGTTTTGATGAAACAAGAAAACTTGTAGTTCTTTtgaagggattgaacctgagtctgatCAAGCCTGTGGATCCAATTGCCTATCTTCAGGAAATATGAGGACAGAGGCACAAGTTAAACCTCACCATGAGTGAGTACCCAGTCAGCAAAATCCAGGTTGTGGGTAAATCTACAGGCCAGGTGTCCTAGGCTACTTAACAGGTAAATTGTAAGAGAGCAGGAGGGAGAACACTCAGACAAAAAGAGACGAAAAGATATATCAAGGAAAAAATAAGCaagaggaaattttatttttgtaagaatGGTGAGTTGTCTGGTAGAAATAGAAGTTCAAGGACATGATTACAATAAAAGTCAAGGGTTGTGGTAACTTGAGGGGGTTATGACTGGGATGGGGTTGTATGGAGGTGTTTCTGGGGTACTTCAGAGTTGTGCTTTTTTATATGAGTAGTGTTTACTATGGGGTTAAGCATATAATAATTTGTGAAGCTCTACCTTTGTCTTGGGAATTTTCTATATATGTGCTATATATTTTACaacaaaaagttctttttttttttttaaaaagggaactaATGAGACAGCAGGTTGGAAGGATGAGATGTGGCAGGAGAATTGGCActtattcctccaaagaagaaagtaaagaaggaaaaaacatacaTTACAGATTTATGCTTGCTTATTGAGTGAGTAGGCTAGGAATAAGGTCAATGGTAAATCGTTTAAAACCCTCTGACATCTCTTTTTACTGAACTAGAAACCAAGTTACTTGCTGAGAGTAGGAGGGGCTGTGATGGGTGGTGAGGTCAAATAGCCTCTGAAGTGAGAGGAGTGACCTCATGTCTAAACTCAGCTTGCTTGCAGTGTTGTGTGGTATTCTCCAGTGGCTTTCAGAAGCCCAGGAGTTTCTACTGGGCAGATCTGTGGCTGAATCTTCTTCCATGTCATGTGATAGAAGGAAAAAACCTTAGTGTCCTGGAAAAAAATTGTTTGTTGTGATGCCATTTGGGTCCTAGAATTACCCAGGAATATGAAAGATGAAAAGTTAATGTTTGCCATGGGTTAAATTGTGATCCTCCAAGGATGTTGAAGTCCTAAACTCtagtacctgtgaatgtgaccttatttggaaatagggtctctgCAGATGTTTGAGTTGAAAATCATTTGGATGGGCCCTAATTCAATATGACTGTTTCCGTATAAGAGGGCAAAATTGGACACAGGTACAAACACATACGGAGGGAAGACAATACGAAGACCTGGGGAGAACACCATCTACCAGCAATGGAATGCCAGGGGCTGCCAGGAGCTGGGTGAGGGGCTTGGAGCATATCCTTCCTTCACAGGCCTCAGAAAGATGCAGTTCTGAAGACAGCTTGATTTcagacctccagcctccagagctgggagACAATACAATTCTTCTGTTTAAGCCCCAGGTTATGGCAGCCTTAGGACTTACTACAGTGCCCTAGAAAAAATATTGGGTTTGGTTGCTGTGATGTATATGTGATGTACATGGTCCATGCTCTCACTGAACTTGTAGTCAAGTGATGAAGCAActactaaataaaaaaaaatatatacacaaattcTAAGATTTTGCTAATAATAATTCTAATTATTTGCTAATAATGAAAAAAGCTCCTATGAGAAAATTTAACAGGGGAGAATATAATTTAGGTAGGGAGTATCCAGGAAAATTTATTCCATGGAGAACACTGAGAATACCTCTTTAAATGAGTAAATGTTAGGTGAAGACTGGGGGGCAGGGATGTAGATTTCCAGGATGTGTACACAGCATGGGCAGAAGCTGTGAGGTGAGCTTGTTTCAGAAAAGTAAAGTCCAGTCAGGTGGACCATGTGAGACAGTGGGCACATGAGACGGGTAGGGCTGCAGGAGGCAGTTGGGCCAGATGAGGGGGCACGTTGTCCATGTAAGCAGTTTCTACTTTAGCCCAATAGGAAGACAGTGAAAGGTTTTACCTGTGGCAAATGCATGATCCAATTTCAGTTCTATAAAGGTCATTTGATAACTGCATGAAAGAGAAGcaataaatatgtgaaaatgaCATGGGACACCAGTTAAGAGGCCATTTCCTTAGTCTTACAACAAATGCTCCTTGCCTGTTCCATGGTGCGTGGAGCCTCAGCAGATGAATGACTCGTCACCAGAAGCTCCTGGGAGGCGGTACCCTTCAGAGGACAAGCCAGCATTTCGCTGGGATGCAGGCAGAAAGGTGTGCTGGGAGAAGGTGTAAAGCAGCAGGAGCTGGGGTTCTGCAGGGCAGCAAGAGTAGAGTTAGAGGCCAAGAAGCTTGGCTAGAGAAGAGCAGATCAGAGCCAGATGGGGTGCATGAATGTATTTCTGGCTGCACTTGCTCCAGGCTGGAAAGTGGTTTTCATATCCCCAAGTGCATCCAtgctcacttggtcatgtcccCAAATTTGTGTCTTTCATGaattttctttacatattttttttttttttgttctgcaGTTCTTTTGAGGAGTCTTCCCCAGCTCTGTAATCAAAATCATATCACACACTTCCTGAAGCCGGAATGCATGAAGCCAAAGTGGTACCTGTTTATAAATTTTCATGGACGTGAAAAGCACACAGGAGGGAGTGATGGAAGAATTTGTTCCTGTCCTGGGTCTTTTGCTCTCCTGTTAGAGGAGCCCTATTTCTCCCATCTCcggtttttttcttctctagctTTAAATGTCTTCTTCTGTTCTCTGGGTCTAACCATCCTTGAAGTGTACATTTTACAAAGGACAGTTTACAAGAATTGCGTTGCTTGGCCCCACCACAAGCCTCTGTTATAGGAAGCATCAATGGTGTACAGCCTGTTTTACAGGGGAGAGAACTGACATTTGGAAAGGCAAAGCAAGTGCCTTACTGAAAGCTCATCAAGCTGAGTCCAGATCTGAACTTGGATTGCCTGATTCTGGGTTCTGTATTTATATAAGGTCAAATGAAGGTTTTGTAAAGCTTAAAATGCACTGTAAACTGTCAGGCACTCTTGATCTTCAGTCCTTCAAAGCAAGAGTTCTAACACAAATTCTTTGTACATCCCACATTGCCCAGCATGGAAGACTCATGTTGATGGTGTTATAGGACTTTGCCCTGCTCTGTGGGAAGCTCTGATTTCCCAAAATAGATTGCAGCCAGATTAGAACTGGGGTGGACCATTCTTAATTATTCTCTATGCATGAGCCATGTAAGTTGTGTTGCTGCCATTTGTGATACGTATAAACTCGAGAAAGTCCTTTTTTCTACCCAAGCTTCATgttctttgcattttaaaacaaagagtgATATCTAcctggcatttctttttttcaaggtGAGAGATTGAAGACAGCTATGAAAAACACACTGTCAGCTAGGTGAGGTAGCCTTACCATTCTCTGTATACTATAggcatttgttaaatgaatgtacAGTGAGGATACAAAGAAACCTACATAACATCCTACCAGGCCATCAGGGCTGTTCCCACAGTCCTAAGTAATGCACGTTGCAAGTGGTACTCAAGAAGTGTATTTTAATGGTAAGACATTATGTTCAAAGACAGACCTTTATTTGATTGAACTGTTCAGTGGAGCAAGCAGATGTTCTTGTTCCTAAAAGGTTCACTAGTCACGCAGCTCACTATTGCTCAAGACCTACATATAGAGTGACTCTGCCCTGCTCTCAGCTGTCCCTTTGCTGATTGGTTCAGCTATGAGGAGCTTACTCTTGGTCCTTGTGGTCCTTGTCTTGCTCTCCTATGTTCCACCAGGTAAAACGGAATCTCTTCCCTGTGGAATTATGAACCATCAAGGGAAAGAGGGTACGAGGTCCTACAAGAGTGAGGAGGAAGCTGGACTTGGATGAAGAAAATTGAAacagagaggcagagatggaTGCTCCAGGCTGTTCCAGGGAACAGAGATAAGATGCTAAGGACACATAGTAGTTTCAAAGAAGACATTAGTTCTGGATTTTGGTCTAGGGAATCTGTGAGTTTTGTGggggaactgaactgatggcgtTGGCAGAGCAAAAGCATGAGACCTTTTGAGGATACATAGCGGGTGGGGAGGGACTGTTCCTCTAGGACTGTTAGAACTTGCACTTCGAAGTCAGAAACCAAGGCAAATTTGATGCTGGGCAGAATCAATCAATAGAGCAAGTTGTTCAAATATATTAACTTTAAAGCCTGATAGGAGCATATGGAACATTGGTTTGAGGGGTCAAAATTTGTGTTCTATGGAAAGAAATCAGGAACTTGATACTGAGAAGGGTCCACTTAAGTCACTGAAGCGGCGAGTCAACAACTTTGCTTGTGGTTTGCTGAAGTCAGCAGAGAGCTTTCACCCTTTGTCTGAAAGCTTCACATTCTAAAGGTATCATTTAAGGGCCATAGGTAAGTATTCGAGAGGCAAATGAGAATTGTGGGATTTCTGTCATTGTTCTTGATGGCAGGACCTTTGGACTCATGATGTCTCCCCTGGACTCCTTTGTCCCCAGGGGGTGCCCCAGGGATAATGGGCTTGTGAAAGGCAAACTCGCTTGCCAGTGGCCATTGGTCAGACCACATTGGTTACTTTTACACTACAAAGGCCCTTGGGCAGGCTGGGTGGAGAGACTGGTAAGGTTGACACAAGAGTGGGGAATTCAGTAGAATGACTCAGAGCCACTCTCACCCTCTTAAGCTGCCTGCCTACCACTCCGGATCCCTCAGCCTCCAGAGGCACCCAGGTCTTGAGGTGAGGAGAAAGACTACTCACTGATTGAAATCTAGGCATCAGGTCCTCCAGACCCATTCACACTCACCAGCCACCAAGACTTTCCACTACTTTGTGATTAAGcctgggcaggcaggcaggcatgcAGGAAAAAGTCAATGAGAAGCAGGCCTAGAACCAGGGGCTTCTGTACTTCTGTGTCGGTGATCTTTCCTTCTTTAAACGACACTTGATAATCAGACTGTTATCTGTTCGAGATCCTGCCTGTCTCCTGCCATGGGGCCTTGACAGACTCCTGGGGTCTAAATGTTTTCCATTGCAAATAGTTCCAAGCAAATCTGCTGGGCCCTGTTACCTGTCTATAGTTGATGAGTGATTCACATGCGTTGGGACTGTGGAACCTAGTGACTCATAATACATCTCTGGGAAATAACTTAAGAGCAACTGAAAAAGGGACACCCAACCGTAACATGACTGGGGTCTTTGGAGCCTGTTCAATTTACCATTAGAAAGTTGTAAAGTGTAGTCTTCAGTCTTATCCAAGGCGTTATGACCCTGCGTgtttaattctgtttttgttgGCAGTTAAAAGTGGAGCAAATGCATTCATAAGAAGATTCTTTAACACATGCTGGCGAACGAAAGGTATTTGCAGGAAATCAtgttataaaagtgaaatataTCATGTATTCTGTGACGTGACAATGCTTTGCTGCATTAATAAAAGGGATTTGCCTTCAATGGTTGGGAAATAGTTGTATCTGAGGTTCCTGCTGACTTCCTCTGAGGACCTTCTGAGATGTACCATCCCATTAAAATGATGGCTTTAACCTATCAATATTTCTGTGTTGGctgtatttctctttatttagaGGAGTTCATTGTCTCTCCCATGGAAATAATCTCTTAGTCGAATTCCTTGtcttcaatatttttattctttgttaatttttcctattaaaattttcctaaaaacttttttttgaaatataccaTGTactcagaaaaatgtaaaaatcataaaTGACCCTCTTAACAAATTTCACAAATTTAGCACATCCATGCAAcagtagtcttgcttgggaaattctacagacagaggagcctggcaggctacagtccacggggtcacagagagttgaacatgactgaacacacacacacacatatacacacaattcaTGTAATTTTCACAACACTATGATGTAGGTACCACGGTTATCCCAttgtatagataaggaaacaggatAGAGACTAGAGAACTTATCCAAGGTCAAATAGTTTGAAACTGGTGGGGCTGGTGTACGTACTATAGATGAAATAACAATGTGGTGGATATAAGTTGAGGAAATTAATGAAAAAGTGCACACGTGAAAACAGTGTGagcttttatgaaatatttactttaacTTGGCCATCTACATATATAATTACCACGAGTTTCCTTTATCCATCATATTAATTATTCTTATATAGACAAGGGAGTTTTAAACATCTTTAGATTTCTGAGGAAGATGGAGTTAGACTtttcaccacttttttttttccttgaattttttcttctctttgcagcAGATGGTCCAGTCGGCACAGTATCTAACTGCGTATTCGTTAACATTGCACTTCATTCTGCAGTTATAGTACCCTGGAGGACATCCTTCCTGAAAAAGGCTTCtggctttaaaaagagaaaacactgtattgtgtgtttgtatattttaatatttgagcACTTTAATATTTGAAGTGTTTcataataaaacaacaacaataaagaactttccagaaaaaatgacaaaaaaaaaagaatggtgaaGAGAAAACTGGCAGTACTGAATAAAGATAAATGAGAGTTTCTTTTCTAGAATAGTTAGTGAGCTGAGGCTGAAAACGGGCAGCGTTTCTGATAAGAACTGTCACAGcatatttttggctatgctaaaATTAATGATCCATTTAAGTGTGGGGATTCATGATTCAGGAAAGGGTGTTTACTTTTAGAAGTGAAGTGTCTGAAGGTGAGTGGGGATAAAATCTCATGTACAGGTGAAGAGGTTGGCCTTAGGTCGGAGTATGAAGTTTAGAAGGCAGGGTGAGATAAAATTAGGTAAGGGTTCATGGTAGTGGGGAAATGGGGATTTTGTCACTTGTTGCTTTTCCTGTCTTGGTGAAAAAACAAATCATCAACTGAGAATGAGAATGGGATGGGGAAGTTGGGTCTTGGTTTCCGTTTTCCAGTGTGTTTAAGCTCAGAGCCGTTGCATCTTTACTGAGGAGGTTTTTGAGACCTGCACagggtcccacatgccatgaccTCTCACCCTGGTTTCTAGTTCTGGATCTTAGGTGTTTCTATCTATCCCTTTACCCCAAGGAAGCCTAAGTTTTATAGGAATCACTTGCATTCATTTCCTTACTTAAAAATAGTGTTAGTACTTGAATTTCATCCCTATATACTGtaatttagttttttctttttataatttttgatatTCCTTCTAAACCTACA
Encoded proteins:
- the LOC138434638 gene encoding beta-defensin 43-like; amino-acid sequence: MKILLSLLGVLALLSIVPQARSLFQEGCPPGYYNCRMKCNVNEYAVRYCADWTICCKEKKKFKEKKKW